In Pseudomonadota bacterium, the DNA window ATTCTTCGCCCCGGATGTGACTGCCCGTCAACGTACCGATGGAATACACCCGCTTTGCTATCAATATCCTCGAAAACGATCGCAACGAAATTCTGCTTCTCAAGCGGTCCCTGCACCTAAGCCTCGGTCCAGGACAATGGGGATTCCCGGCCGGTCATATCGAGCCTGATGAAACGCCGGAGGCGTGCTCTATACGCGAGTTAAGGGAGGAGCTAGGCCCCCATCATCGGCTCGTACCCGTGCGCAAGCTCGGCCCGGTTCGGGACAGCTTTTATGCGGGTAAGTTCGAGATCTTCTTGTTTCATTACCGGTGGAAGCGCGGAAACATCGAGCTCAACAACGAGCATACCGCCTATGCTTGGGTCGGGCGAGAAACCTATCGCAATTACGA includes these proteins:
- a CDS encoding NUDIX domain-containing protein; the encoded protein is MEYTRFAINILENDRNEILLLKRSLHLSLGPGQWGFPAGHIEPDETPEACSIRELREELGPHHRLVPVRKLGPVRDSFYAGKFEIFLFHYRWKRGNIELNNEHTAYAWVGRETYRNYEVVDGSDEDLDHFGIWPRSYLNKDKLPR